The candidate division KSB1 bacterium region AGTTCGGCCGCGGGGGAGAGCGAGGAGGTGAAGCATGTGGATCTACTTGCGCAATGGCGCGAGTGGTTTCGGCAGCACGAGGCGGAAGCCAAGCCGATCCGCGTGCCTTTGATGCGAGAGAATCTCGGCGGCGAGACGCCCGACAATGAATTGATCTACTATGATCTTCTCACTCGCGAAACTCACACGATCGCTAACGCTTCAATCCCGTCTTTGCCGACCCCATCGATGCCTGGGTTTGCAGGACCAGATTACCCACGCCATGAGCGCGGCGAATCTCCGCTTGATGCATTCAATTACCCCATCGAGATTCAGGATCCTTCGCTCTGGCCCTGGCGGGTGAATTGTAAGATCTATATCTATGCTGAAGGTGGGCCGTACCAAGGTTCCGCGATCCTCATTGACGATCAGCATGTGCTCACCGCCGCACATTGCGTTTGGGATGGCGGTCATGATCAATGGGTGGATCAAATCGAAGTCATCCCCGCCTTCGATGAAGGAGATCGACCTTACGGAGACGCACTCTCCGTCGGCTTCATGACCTACGCGTCTTGGATCAATAATCCCAATTCCGAATGGGATCTCGCTGTCGTTGAACTCGATCGGCCCGTGGGCGCATTGACCGGTTGGTTTCCCACGAACTTCCGAACCGATCCGAATTTCTATTTGACCAACACGTTTCACAATGCGGCCTACGCTGCGCCGCCTCCTTTCGACGGTGTCCGGCTCGCCTATCGCTTCGGCCCCTATGATTCCGTAAGCACCCATGTCCTCTGGGAACTTGATACGACGGCTTTCGGTGGCATGAGTGGCGGCGGTGTGTATCAAATCGAAGGCGGGTATCGGCAGGTCTATGCCGTGGTGTCCGGCGGATACATTGGATATGGGACGTTTTGCCGGATTACCGGCACGAAGCAAACCGATATCACCAACTATATTGTCAGCCACCATCAGGAGGGAGCGGATCTGGGCGCGCTGGACTGTAATGTCAGCCCGGAATCCCTGCCATTAGGAACAACCCCTTCGGTGGTGGACTTCCTGCTTTACAACCACTCGCTCTCGGATACATTCACCGGAAGTGTCGACGCCACCCTCTATCTCTCAACCAATGACTTCATTTCCACCTCCGATCTGGCGCTCGATACTCGCACATTCAGCGTAGATCTTGAGCCTGCAACTTCGGCACGACTGAACTGGACCGATCCGCCACAGATCGCTTGCTACATCTCCCCGGGAACGCGCTGGATCGGCGTTGTACTCGGCCTCACCGATGCCAATTCCTCCAACAACAGCACGAGCGGCCAAGATGCGGCAGAAGTCAGCATCGTCAGCGCCCCTCCGTCGGCAGCCAATGATCCTGCGCCGGAGTCCGGGAATACCGGCGTATTACTCACAACAAATCTGGCGTGGACGGCTGGGACTTGCGCGCAGAGCCATGACGTGTATTTCGGCCATACCAATCCGCCGCCGCTGGTCGGGAATCAGAGCGGTGATGAGTATGATCCGCCCGGCAATCTGTGGTATGCTTCACAATACTACTGGCGGATTGATGAAGTGAACAGCACAGGGACTACACCTGGGCCGTTGTGGACCTTTACGACCGTGTTTCCACCGCTGCCGCCGCAAGCCGCACAACCAGATCCCGCGGATCAAGCAACGGCAGTGCCGGTCAATGTTGTCGTCTCCTGGTCGGCAGGTGCTGGTTATACGGAGACCTTCGACGTCTACTTCGGAACGACCAATCCTCCGCCGCTGGTTCTGACGAATACTCCGATTCAGAGCTACGATCCTCCGGGTGAACTGCCGTTTTTTACATCGCACTTCTGGCGGATTGATTCACGAAACGCCAGCGGTGTCACCCCAGGGACCGTCTGGCGGTTCACGACGTGGAGGGAGCCACCGGAAGCTGCCAGCAACCCGTCCCCTGTGAATGGTGCTTTGGAGGTTCCGGTGACGACGCTGCTATCGTGGACGGTGGGTGCCCGCACCACGTATAACTGGCTCTATCTGGGAACGACGAATCCGCCCCCTTTCGTGTCCACGCCCTACAATCCAAATTATGATCCGATTCTGAACTATGGCACGGCCTACTATTGGCGAATTGACGAAGTCAATAGTGGCGGAACCACGCCCGGTCCACTTTGGACTTTTACCACCGCCGTGTTCGTTGCGCCGCCCGGACTACCCACCAATCCTGATCCCGCTGATGGTGCTACTGGCGTCTCCATTTACACGGGTCTCGCCTTCACGCCCGGCGATGGGGCGTCCTCTCATGAACTGTGGGTCGAGGAAGAAGGGACATTCTATCTCTGGTCTTCCGTAGCTGACCCCGTCATCCCGTGGCCGGGTGTGGGTCCGTTGGAACCGTTTTCAACCTTCAATTGGCGGATCAGAGAAATCAACTCCGCCGGAGGGACTTGGGGACCGATTTGGAGCTTTACAGCCGGTGAGTTCGAACTCGCCGGGGCGCCATCGGAGTTGACCATCAAGATTCACGGATCTGTTGCAATTCTGCATTGGGCGCCGGCCGTTCATGATTGGTCGTACTATGTGCATCACTCAACGGATCCAGGCTTCGTTCCGGGACCGACCAATGTTGTCGCCACGGTGTGGGACACCACCTGGACCGACACAACCGTGTTTTCGACGCCGAGCGAACGGAGGTTCTACGCGATCTCAAATACCTACCCGTAGCATGGCCGAAGGGGTGCTAAAACTCTCGCTCAATGACTTCCTCTCTAGAGCTTATCTTAAAAATGTCGGAGGAGAATCAGGATGCAGGCGAGCTGGAGGAAGCCGAGATAGTTCTCGATCCAGTATTCGTAGCGCACGGGGATTCTGCGGAACTGCGTGAGCCAAGCGAAGAAACGTTCGACCTTCCAGCGGCGTTGGTAGCGGCGGAGCGGGCGACCATCCTGCGAACGTCGATTCCCTGCGCGATTCGGCGCAATCATCTCAATCCCATAGTTGCTCAGCAAGCGTTCGTCTAACGCGTTGCGTCATACGCTTTATCCCCGATCAGACGCTCCGGAACGTTGTCAAGGAAGCGGGCTTCCAGCGATTGCTCGACCAGCGTCACTTCATTCGGCGAAGCACTGGCTGTGCAAAGGGCGATCGGAAGACCAGCGCCATCTGTAATCGCCTTGATCTTTGTCCCCTTGCCCCGACGGGTGGGTCCCACCTGCCGCCCCC contains the following coding sequences:
- a CDS encoding trypsin-like peptidase domain-containing protein; translated protein: MSYARLMFKELFICGIMLLVVGTITTAAGLPHPQSVPQIQDSLSSAAGESEEVKHVDLLAQWREWFRQHEAEAKPIRVPLMRENLGGETPDNELIYYDLLTRETHTIANASIPSLPTPSMPGFAGPDYPRHERGESPLDAFNYPIEIQDPSLWPWRVNCKIYIYAEGGPYQGSAILIDDQHVLTAAHCVWDGGHDQWVDQIEVIPAFDEGDRPYGDALSVGFMTYASWINNPNSEWDLAVVELDRPVGALTGWFPTNFRTDPNFYLTNTFHNAAYAAPPPFDGVRLAYRFGPYDSVSTHVLWELDTTAFGGMSGGGVYQIEGGYRQVYAVVSGGYIGYGTFCRITGTKQTDITNYIVSHHQEGADLGALDCNVSPESLPLGTTPSVVDFLLYNHSLSDTFTGSVDATLYLSTNDFISTSDLALDTRTFSVDLEPATSARLNWTDPPQIACYISPGTRWIGVVLGLTDANSSNNSTSGQDAAEVSIVSAPPSAANDPAPESGNTGVLLTTNLAWTAGTCAQSHDVYFGHTNPPPLVGNQSGDEYDPPGNLWYASQYYWRIDEVNSTGTTPGPLWTFTTVFPPLPPQAAQPDPADQATAVPVNVVVSWSAGAGYTETFDVYFGTTNPPPLVLTNTPIQSYDPPGELPFFTSHFWRIDSRNASGVTPGTVWRFTTWREPPEAASNPSPVNGALEVPVTTLLSWTVGARTTYNWLYLGTTNPPPFVSTPYNPNYDPILNYGTAYYWRIDEVNSGGTTPGPLWTFTTAVFVAPPGLPTNPDPADGATGVSIYTGLAFTPGDGASSHELWVEEEGTFYLWSSVADPVIPWPGVGPLEPFSTFNWRIREINSAGGTWGPIWSFTAGEFELAGAPSELTIKIHGSVAILHWAPAVHDWSYYVHHSTDPGFVPGPTNVVATVWDTTWTDTTVFSTPSERRFYAISNTYP